In one window of Tenrec ecaudatus isolate mTenEca1 chromosome 3, mTenEca1.hap1, whole genome shotgun sequence DNA:
- the TMEM184C gene encoding transmembrane protein 184C, with the protein MPCTCTWRNWRQWIRPLAVVIYLVSIVVAVPLCVWELQKLEVGIHTKAWFIAGIFLLLTIPISLWVILQHLVHYTQPELQKPIIRILWMVPIYSLDSWVALKYPSIAIYVDTCRECYEAYVIYNFMGFLTNYLTTRYPNLVLILEAKDQQKHFPPLCCCPPWSMGEVLLFRCKLGVLQYTVVRPFTTIIALICELLGVYDEGNFSFSNAWTYLVIINNMSQLFAMYCLLLFYKVLKEELSPIQPVGKFLCVKLVVFVSFWQAVVIALLVKVGVISEKHTWEWQTVEAVATGLQDFIICIEMFLAAIAHHYTFSYKPYVQEAEEGSCFDSFLAMWDVSDIRDDISEQVRHVGRTVMGHPRKKFFPEDQDQNEHTSLLSSSSQDAISVASSMPSSPMGHYQGFGHTVTPQTTPTAAKVPDEMFSDSTGERKELPDKSVAS; encoded by the exons GTTGGGATACACACGAAGGCATGGTTTATTGCTGGGATCTTTCTGCTGCTGACTATCCCTATATCTCTCTGGGTGATACTGCAGCACTTAGTGCATTACACACAACCTGAACTGCAAAAGCCGATCATAAG GATACTTTGGATGGTTCCCATATACAGTTTAGACAGT TGGGTGGCTTTGAAGTACCCCAGCATTGCAATCTATGTGGATACTTGCAGAGAATGCTATGAAGCTTATGTTATTTACAACTTTATGGGATTCCTTACCAATTATCTCACTACTCGGTATCCAAATCTGGTCTTAATCCTTGAAGCCAAAGATCAACAGAAACATTTCCCTCCTTTATGTTGCTGTCCACCATGGTCTATGGGAGA AGTACTGCTATTTAGATGCAAACTGGGTGTATTACAGTATACGGTTGTCAGACCATTCACCACCATCATTGCTTT AATCTGTGAGCTGCTTGGTGTATACGATGAAGGAAACTTTAGCTTTTCAAATGCTTGGACTTACTTGGTTATAATAAATAATATGTCACAATTG TTTGCCATGTATTGTCTGCTGCTGTTTTATAAAGTACTGAAGGAAGAGCTGAGTCCCATCCAACCTGTTGGCAAATTTTTGTGTGTAAAGCTCGTCGTTTTTGTCTCTTTTTG GCAAGCAGTAGTTATTGCTTTGTTGGTAAAAGTTGGCGTTATTTCTGAAAAACATACTTGGGAATGGCAAACTGTCGAAGCTGTGGCGACAGGACTCCAG GACTTCATCATCTGCATTGAGATGTTCCTCGCTGCTATTGCTCATCACTACACTTTCTCATACAAACCGTATGTCCAAGAAGCAGAGGAAGGCTCATGCTTTGATTCTTTTCTTGCCATGTGGGATGTCTCAGATATTCGAGATGATATTTCTGAACAAGTAAGACATGTTG GAAGGACAGTCATGGGGCATCCTAGGAAAAAATTTTTTCCCGAGGATCAAGATCAAAACGAACACACAAGCTTATTGTCGTCGTCATCACAAGACGCCATTTCAGTTGCCTCGTCTATGCCGTCTTCACCCATGGGCCACTACCAAGGATTTGGACACACTGTGACCCCTCAGACCACCCCTACTGCAGCGAAGGTACCTGACGAGATGTTTAGCGACTCCACAGGGGAGAGAAAGGAGCTTCCGGATAAGTCTGTGGCCTCTTGA